CACCGTCGCGCCGCCGCGTTTCCAGCCGCACCTGTGCCGGGATGCGATCCCGCGCGGTCTCCACGCTGCCGGCATAGGGCACGCGGCCCCCGGCGATGATGGCGATGCCTTCGCACATCCGTTCGGCATGGGCGATGACGTGGGTGGAGAAGATGACGGTCGTGCCCCGGTCGGCAAGGCCGCGGATCAGCACCTCCAGCTTGCCCTGGTTGATCGCGTCAAGGCCGCTGAACGGCTCGTCGAACACCACCAGCCGCGGCTCGTGCACCAGCGTGCCGAGCAGCTGGACGGTCTGCGCCATGCCCTTGGAAAGCTGGCGGATCTGCCGGTCGATGGCGTGGCCCAGGCCGTGTTCTTCCATCAGCGCCTTGCCCCGCGCCCGGCCCGTGGCCAGCGGCAGGCCGCGCAGCGCACCCATGAAGGCGATCGCCTCGTAACTCTTCATCGACGGATAGAGCCCGCGTTCCTCGGGCAGGTAGCCGATCAGCCGGGCGACATCCTGCGGATCGTCCGCGCCGAGCACGCGGCGGGTGCCGGCATCGGGGTCGATGATGCCGAGCAGCATCCGCAAGGTCGTTGTCTTGCCCGCGCCGTTGGGGCCGAGCACGCCGTAGATCGCGCCTTCGGGAATGGCGAGGTCCACCCCGTCCACCGCCAGCGTGTCATCGAAGCGTTTGACCAGCCCGCGCGCCTCGATGGCGAAAGGGCGGGTATCCGCTGTGTGCAATTCGCCTGTCGCCATATCCATCCCGCCTCCGCTAGGGCTTAGGAATGAACGAGCGACTAGCGCAACATGGTTAATTCGCCCGCTACCCTGACGATCGAGGATCGCCTGAAGGCAAAAGCGCGCGAACTGGGGTTCGCCGCTGTCGGCATTGCGCCCGCCGCAGACGATGCGGTGCGCGCCGGGCGCCTGCACGATTGGCTGGGCGAAGGCTTCCACGGGTCGATGGGCTGGATGGAGGACCGCGCCGAAGTGCGGCAGGGCCCGCAGAGCATGTGGCCCGAGGCGAGGAGCGTCATCGCGCTGGGCATGAGCTACGCGCCCGCGATCGATCCGCTGGCGCCGGCCGAGGCCAGGATTTCGGTCTACGCCCAGGGCCGCGACTATCACGACGTGCTGAAAAAGGCCGCCAAGGCGCTGGCACGGTGGCTGGTGGACGCGGTGCCGGGGGTGCAGCTCAAGGTCTTTACCGATACCGCGCCGGTGATGGAAAAGCCGCTGGGCGAGGCGGCGGGGCTGGGCTGGCAGGGCAAGCATACCAACCTGGTCAGCCGCGAACACGGCAGCTGGCTGTTCCTGGCGGCGATCTACACCACGCTGGATCTTGCGCCCGACGCGCCGCATGCCGACCGCTGCGGAAGCTGCCGCCAGTGCCAGGATGCCTGCCCGACCGATGCCTTTCCCGCGCCCTACCGCCTCGATGCGCGGCGCTGCATTTCCTACCTTACCATCGAGCACAAGGGGCCGATCCCGCACGAATTTCGCGAGGCGATGGGGGCCCGCATCTACGGCTGCGACGATTGCCTGGCGGTATGCCCGTGGAACAAGTTCGCCGACACCGCCGCACGCCACGCCGCCTTCGTGCCGCGCGAGGAGCTGCTCGCCCCGAACCTGGCCGAATTGCTGGCGCTGGACGATGCGGGCTTCCGGGCCAAATTCTCCGGCTCACCCATCAAGCGGATCGGGCGGGACCGGTTCGTGCGCAACTGCCTGATCGCGGCGGGCAACGCGGGCGACCCGGCCCTCGCCGGGCAGGTCGAGGCGCTGACGGGTGATCCCGACCCTGTCGTGGCGGAGGCGGCACGCTGGGCGCTGGGGCGAATCCCGGTCGGCGACTAGCCGACCGCAAGGGCAGGCGCCCGCCCGCAACGGGCACGCAGCGAAGCGGAGTGCGTCTGGCGAGGGAAGCGAAGCTGAACGGGCAAAGCCCGGACACCGGCCCGCGGAGGCGGGCTCGCAAACAAATTACAGCAAGTCCTTGAGCGGCACCTCGGCATCCGCCAGCAGTTCGGGCGCAACCGTGGCGCGTGCCTCGATCAGCTTGCGGCCCTGGACATAGTCCTTCGTGCGATTGACGGCGTCTATCGCGATCAGGCGCCCGTCCTTCAGGTAGAGCACCGAAAAGCTCCGGCTTTCCGGCTCGCCGCGCAGCACGGTGGCATCGTGGCCGGTGGAAATGCCCGCGGTCTGCAGCTTGAGGTCGTACTGGTTCGACCAGAACCACGGGAAGGCTTCGTAAGGCTGCGGATCGCCACAGATCGCCCGCGCCACGGTGGTCGCCATGTCATGCGCGTTCTGCACGCTTTCCAGCCGGATAACCGCGCCGTCCGCCCAGATGTTGGCATGGGCGGCGCAATCGCCGATGGCGTAGACGTCGTCGAGGTTGGTGCGGCAGATGTCGGTCACGTCGAGCCCGTTGGACCCGGCGGCGCCCGCCGCCATCAGGGTGCCCACCGAAGGCACGATGCCGATGCCGACGATCACGCCGTCACAGGGCAGTTCCTCCCCGTCTTCGAGCACCACGGCGGTGACGCGGTCCTCCCCCGCCAGCCGATCGACCGCGGCACCGGTGCGCACGTCGACGCCGTGGGCGCGGTGTTCGGCTTCGTAGAAGGCGGAAAGCTCCGGTCCGGCCACGCGGTTCAGCACGCGCTCCTGCGCCTCCACGACCACTACTTCGCAGCCGAGCTTGGTGAGTGCGGCAGCCGCTTCCAGCCCGATATAGCCGCCGCCGACGACCACGAACCGGCGCGCGCCACCTTCGATTTCCGCCATCAGCGTATCGACGTCGCGCCTGTCGCGTACGGTATGGACGCCGGCCAGGTGACCCCCGGGGCACGACAGCCGCCGCGCATCGCCGCCGGTGGCCCAGATCAGGTGGCCGTATTCGATCGTGTCGCCGCCGCTGAGTTCGACCAACTTCATTTCGGGATCGACCCGGGTGACGCTGGTGCCCAGCCGCAATTCCACCGCGCGTTCGGCCCAGAACGCCTCGGGCCGGATCATGATTCGCTCGAACGGCTTGTCGCCCGAAAGATAATCCTTGGAGAGCGGGGGGCGCTCATAGGGCGGGTTGGCGTCGCGGCCGATCATGGCGATCGAACCGGCGAAGCCTTGCTGGCGCAGCGCGATGGCGGCCTGCGCACCGCCGTGCCCGGTGCCTACGATGACGACGTCGAAGCGGTTCATGGCCGCCACGGCTGACCCGAAAGTGGTGCTCGCGTCAAGCGGCCACCCCCTTTCGGTCACCATGGCCGGTTGCGCCAAAGGCACTCAGCCCTGGCCCTGCCCCTGCAGCAGATTGCGCGCCTGGCTGGCGATTTGTGCCAGCATCGCGGGCGCTACCGGCGTTGCCGCCTGCGCCCGCGCGATCATCCGGCGGAACTGGGCGATCGTGCCCGTATGCCGGGCCGCCCAGGTGCCGATCAGGGCCTGCGGATCGCCTGCATCCTTGCCGCGCTTGCGGGCAAGACCACGCAGGAAATCGAACCGCATCTGTTGGAAATCGCGGGCAAGACCCGACACCAGCAGCCGTTCCCACGGATCGGCGGGGTTCATGATCGCGGCCCGCGATTGCGCCCAGTCGATGCCCAGCAGCGTGCCCAGATCGACAAAGGCGTGGGCCAGCGCCACGGGCTTGATGCCGGTTTCGCTTGCCAGTCGCGACAGGCCGATGGCACCGTCCACCGCGAACAGCCGCGCGACCATCTGGGCGTGCTCCTCGCTCGCGCCCTCTGCCGTCATGCGCGCGGCAATGGCGTCGACATGGGCGCGCGCCTCGTCGCCCAGCAGCGTCTCCACCTGTTCGTCCAGCTTGGCCACCATCGGCCCGATCTGGTCCTGCAAGGCGGCCGGTGAAACCTCGCCGTCGCCTGCGCGCAGCAGATCGGCCACATGCCCGCGAAGGGCCAGCGCAGCCTGGTCGAACAGCATCAGCCGCGCGGTTTCAGGCATCGTTGCGGTGTCGAGCGTTTCCCACACAGCATCCATGCCCAGCAGCGCAGTTGCCGCCACGAAGGCCGAGCCGACGGCGGCGAGACCCTCGCCCTCCTCTTCGGCCAGTTCGAACGGATGGATCATGCCCATGCGGTTGACCAGCTTGTTGGCAACCACGGTGCCGACGATCTCGGGCCGCAGGCGATGGCTGAGCAACTGCGCCTTGTATGTGTCACGCATCTGCGGCGGAAAATCGCCAAGCACCAGCGCATCGGCCGCCGGGTCTGCCGGCAGCTTGCCGCGTTCGACCGCGTCCTGAATCACCAGCTTGGAGTGCGACAGCAGGACGGCGAGTTCGGGCCGTGTCAGGCCATGACCGTCGGCGGCGCGCCGGGCGAGGCCTTCGCCGTCGGCCAACCCTTCGTTGGCACGATCCAGCCCGCCCATCTCCTCGAGCATTTCGATCAGCCGCGCCTGCGCGCCGACGGAGCGCGCGCCGCCCTGTTCGGCGATCGACAGCGCGAGCGCCTGCAGGCGGTTGTCTTCGAGCACCAGCGCGGCGACGTCCTCGGTCATCTCGGCGAGCAGGGCATTGCGCCGCTCCTCGCTGAGGCGTCCGGCGCGGCGTGCGGCGGTGAGCGCGATCTTGATGTTGACCTCGTTGTCAGAACAGTCGACGCCCGCCGAATTGTCGATGAAGTCGGTGTTCACCCGGCCGCCACCCAGCGCGAACTCGACCCGGCCCGCCTGGGTCAGGCCAAGGTTCGCACCCTCGCCGATCACCTTGGCGCGCAGGTCGTTGCCGTTGATGCGCAGGCCATCGTTCGCCGGATCGCCGACATCGGCGTTACTCTCGTGCGTGGCCTTGATGTAGGTGCCAATGCCGCCGAACCAGACGAGGTCGACAGGACTCTTCAGGATAAGGCGGATGAGGCCGTCGGGATCGAGTGCGCCGTCCTTGAGGTCGCCCTCCTCGATGCCCAGCGCGGCCATCGCCTCGCTCGACAGCTCGATCCGCTTGGCCGTGCGCGGGATGATCGCCCCGCCCTTGGACAGCAGGCTTTCCTTGTAGTCGGCCCAGCTCGACCGTTCGAGCCCGAACAGGCGATTGCGTTCCTTCCAGCTCTTCGCGGCATCGGGATCGGGATCGATGAAGATATGCCGGTGATCGAAGGCGGCGACCAGGCGGATGGCTTTCGACAGCAGCATGCCGTTGCCGAACACGTCGCCCGACATGTCACCGCAGCCCACAACGCGCACCGGATCGGTCTGCACGTCCACGCCCATTTCCAGGAAGTGGCGCTGCACGCAGACCCAGGCGCCGCGCGCGGTAATGCCCATGGCCTTGTGGTCGTAACCGTTGGATCCGCCGCTGGCAAAGGCATCGCCCAGCCAGAAGTCGTGCGCGATGGCGATGGCGTTGGCCGTGTCGGAAAAGGTCGAGGTGCCCTTGTCGGCGGCGACCACGAAATAGGGATCCTCCCCATCGCGGATGACCACGTCCTCGGGATGCACCACCTTGTCGTCGACGAGGTTGTCGGTCACCGACAGCAGGGTGCGGATGAAAAGCTTGTAGCTTTCCTTGCCTTCCGCGAACCAGGCGTCGCGATCGATCGCCGGGTTGGGCAGCCGCTTGGGATAGAAACCGCCCTTCGCGCCGGTGGGCACGATCACGGCGTTCTTGACCTTTTGCGCTTTCATCAGGCCGAGGATCTCGGTGCGGAAGTCGTCGCGCCGGTCGGACCAGCGCAGGCCGCCGCGGGCCACCGGCCCGGCGCGCAGGTGGATGCCTTCCACCCGCCGCGAATAGACCCAGATCTCCCGCCACGGAACGGGCTTGGGCAGGCCGGGGACGAGGGTGCTGTCAAACTTGAAGGCCAGCGCTTCGTTGCCCGCGGGCGCGAAGGCGTTGGTCCTGAGTACCGCGCGCAGCGTATCCCAGTACCGGCGCAGCAGCCGATCGTCGTTGATGGCGACCACGTCGGCCAGGCCGGCGCGGATATCGCCTTCGACGCGGGCGATTTCCCCGGCCCGGTCGCCGTCGAAAGCGGGATCGTGCATCGCGCGCAGCAGCGCGATCAGGCCGCGCGTCACCTTGGGCGCGCCGGCCAGTGCATCGACCACGGTGTAGATGGTAAAGGCGATCGCCGACTGGCGCAGGTAGCGGTAGAAGGCGCGCAGCCAGTCCGCTTCCTGCGATACCAGCGCCGACATCACGATCAGGCGGTTG
This is a stretch of genomic DNA from Aurantiacibacter arachoides. It encodes these proteins:
- a CDS encoding ABC transporter ATP-binding protein; protein product: MATGELHTADTRPFAIEARGLVKRFDDTLAVDGVDLAIPEGAIYGVLGPNGAGKTTTLRMLLGIIDPDAGTRRVLGADDPQDVARLIGYLPEERGLYPSMKSYEAIAFMGALRGLPLATGRARGKALMEEHGLGHAIDRQIRQLSKGMAQTVQLLGTLVHEPRLVVFDEPFSGLDAINQGKLEVLIRGLADRGTTVIFSTHVIAHAERMCEGIAIIAGGRVPYAGSVETARDRIPAQVRLETRRRDGAWRAALPADARQIGDFWSFALPESGVEPLLKALIEGEAGVQSLSIERAGLHDAFVAIAGEAAAADMARTAVGEPA
- the queG gene encoding tRNA epoxyqueuosine(34) reductase QueG — encoded protein: MVNSPATLTIEDRLKAKARELGFAAVGIAPAADDAVRAGRLHDWLGEGFHGSMGWMEDRAEVRQGPQSMWPEARSVIALGMSYAPAIDPLAPAEARISVYAQGRDYHDVLKKAAKALARWLVDAVPGVQLKVFTDTAPVMEKPLGEAAGLGWQGKHTNLVSREHGSWLFLAAIYTTLDLAPDAPHADRCGSCRQCQDACPTDAFPAPYRLDARRCISYLTIEHKGPIPHEFREAMGARIYGCDDCLAVCPWNKFADTAARHAAFVPREELLAPNLAELLALDDAGFRAKFSGSPIKRIGRDRFVRNCLIAAGNAGDPALAGQVEALTGDPDPVVAEAARWALGRIPVGD
- a CDS encoding NAD(P)/FAD-dependent oxidoreductase, which encodes MNRFDVVIVGTGHGGAQAAIALRQQGFAGSIAMIGRDANPPYERPPLSKDYLSGDKPFERIMIRPEAFWAERAVELRLGTSVTRVDPEMKLVELSGGDTIEYGHLIWATGGDARRLSCPGGHLAGVHTVRDRRDVDTLMAEIEGGARRFVVVGGGYIGLEAAAALTKLGCEVVVVEAQERVLNRVAGPELSAFYEAEHRAHGVDVRTGAAVDRLAGEDRVTAVVLEDGEELPCDGVIVGIGIVPSVGTLMAAGAAGSNGLDVTDICRTNLDDVYAIGDCAAHANIWADGAVIRLESVQNAHDMATTVARAICGDPQPYEAFPWFWSNQYDLKLQTAGISTGHDATVLRGEPESRSFSVLYLKDGRLIAIDAVNRTKDYVQGRKLIEARATVAPELLADAEVPLKDLL
- a CDS encoding NAD-glutamate dehydrogenase; the encoded protein is MATKPRAKSAFAQLSRKERGFAETLRERIRDSILPGEPPLEGHALDEATAFVIEAARQREEGQSSILVQSAAEGRRFMRIAVINKDMPFLVDSIAATMAARGLSIQVLVHPMLPVRRKNGAIADLPQGDTGEKKESWIYIETARVDARERRALEKELSAAIEDVRAAVADWAPMRTALEADADRLSDSEGAALLRWLAGGMMTQLGHVIRTREGKQTKAMGICRASTSDLLAEDAYKRAFAWFDGNGAKSKGAPGKVPLIIKANRLSKVHRRVPLDLFIVPLFEDGRVSALSIHAGIWTSAALVSPPETVPVLRQQLKAIMERMDFEPGSHDYKSLVHALTTLPHDLMISFSQEDITRVAIAMMGLDDRPRPRATLITAPLGRHVFGFVWLPRDMMNTQVRLSVQDLLEEHTGASTLDWSLSIEGGNLALLRYVMDYRGKKGEPDTPAIDRALGEMLRGWNDAVEEALAASEDESRAVTLTARYASAFPAYYRATYGPAEAAIDIGRMRHLSANAEDDGAGRDARLYLSDKDEVGQLRLKVYQHRGSLPLSDAVPALENFGFKVLSEVPTTLETEDKGTIHDFILALPTGIAAGDLLERSEAIEHAITAVLNERAEDDVFNRLIVMSALVSQEADWLRAFYRYLRQSAIAFTIYTVVDALAGAPKVTRGLIALLRAMHDPAFDGDRAGEIARVEGDIRAGLADVVAINDDRLLRRYWDTLRAVLRTNAFAPAGNEALAFKFDSTLVPGLPKPVPWREIWVYSRRVEGIHLRAGPVARGGLRWSDRRDDFRTEILGLMKAQKVKNAVIVPTGAKGGFYPKRLPNPAIDRDAWFAEGKESYKLFIRTLLSVTDNLVDDKVVHPEDVVIRDGEDPYFVVAADKGTSTFSDTANAIAIAHDFWLGDAFASGGSNGYDHKAMGITARGAWVCVQRHFLEMGVDVQTDPVRVVGCGDMSGDVFGNGMLLSKAIRLVAAFDHRHIFIDPDPDAAKSWKERNRLFGLERSSWADYKESLLSKGGAIIPRTAKRIELSSEAMAALGIEEGDLKDGALDPDGLIRLILKSPVDLVWFGGIGTYIKATHESNADVGDPANDGLRINGNDLRAKVIGEGANLGLTQAGRVEFALGGGRVNTDFIDNSAGVDCSDNEVNIKIALTAARRAGRLSEERRNALLAEMTEDVAALVLEDNRLQALALSIAEQGGARSVGAQARLIEMLEEMGGLDRANEGLADGEGLARRAADGHGLTRPELAVLLSHSKLVIQDAVERGKLPADPAADALVLGDFPPQMRDTYKAQLLSHRLRPEIVGTVVANKLVNRMGMIHPFELAEEEGEGLAAVGSAFVAATALLGMDAVWETLDTATMPETARLMLFDQAALALRGHVADLLRAGDGEVSPAALQDQIGPMVAKLDEQVETLLGDEARAHVDAIAARMTAEGASEEHAQMVARLFAVDGAIGLSRLASETGIKPVALAHAFVDLGTLLGIDWAQSRAAIMNPADPWERLLVSGLARDFQQMRFDFLRGLARKRGKDAGDPQALIGTWAARHTGTIAQFRRMIARAQAATPVAPAMLAQIASQARNLLQGQGQG